Proteins from one Telopea speciosissima isolate NSW1024214 ecotype Mountain lineage chromosome 1, Tspe_v1, whole genome shotgun sequence genomic window:
- the LOC122648550 gene encoding U-box domain-containing protein 13-like — MEEEKGVVIRKLIDVINEISSISDYRCPIKKQFCNLARRLKLLLPMLEEFEDSKDPIPDDTLYALSSFKDALESSKELLRIGSQSSKIYLVLEREQIMNEFQEVTARLEQALSGISYDKLEISDEVREQVELVLAQFRRAKGRVDAPDVELYEDLLFVYKNSDADIDPSVLRRLAEKLQLMGINDLKQESLALQEMLISNAGDPGESIEKMSMLLKKIKDFVLTENPDTGAPESEQCPSNGNPWLSVDGNPKSLVVPDDFRCPISLELMRDPVIVSTGQTYERLCIEKWIEAGHLTCPKTQHNLSSTAVTPNYVLRSLIAQWCEANGIEPPKRPSNSHSSKTTSVCSPAERAKIDILLRKLTSGNLEDQRSAAGELRLLAKRNADNRVCIAEAGAIPLLVGLLPTSDPRTQEHTVTALLNLSICEDNKRSIISYGAIPGIVHVLRKGSMESRENAAATLFSLSAVDVNKVTIGASGAIPALVTLLSEGSQQGKKDATTALFNLCIFQGNKVRAVRAGVVPTLMRLLTETGGGMVDEALAVLAILASHPEGKAAIGAAEAMPVLVEVIRSGSPRNKENAAAVLVHLCSGDQQFLAEAQVLGVMGPLLDLAQNGTDRGKRKAAQLLERLNRFVEQQKLTQALGPGLGSGSEPAQVLPAATNVDS, encoded by the exons atggaagaagagaagggagtgGTCATCCGGAAGCTGATTGATGTCATTAATGAGATCTCTTCGATCTCGGACTACCGTTGTCCCATTAAGAAGCAGTTTTGTAACCTCGCTAGGCGATTGAAGCTCTTATTGCCCATGTTAGAAGAGTTCGAGGATAGCAAAGACCCCATTCCCGACGATACTCTTtatgctctttcttctttcaagGATGCGCTGGAATCATCCAAGGAGCTCCTCAGAATCGGTAGTCAATCGAGCAAAATATATTTG GTCTTGGAGAGGGAGCAAATAATGAACGAATTCCAGGAAGTCACAGCTCGGCTGGAGCAAGCTCTGAGCGGAATATCATATGACAAACTTGAAATATCAGATGAAGTTAGGGAACAG GTTGAGCTAGTGCTAGCTCAGTTTAGAAGAGCCAAAGGACGGGTTGATGCACCCGATGTTGAGCTGTATGAGGATTTGCTATTTGTTTACAAGAACAGTGATGCTGACATTGATCCATCTGTGCTTAGGAGATTGGCTGAAAAGTTACAATTGATGGGCATAAATGACCTCAAACAAGAGTCTCTGGCTTTACAGGAGATGCTTATTTCCAATGCTGGAGATCCTGGGGAGAGCATAGAAAAGATGTCAATGCTACTAAAGAAGATTAAGGATTTTGTGCTGACTGAAAACCCTGACACAGGAGCTCCTGAAAGCGAACAGTGTCCTTCAAATGGCAATCCATGGCTATCAGTCGATGGGAATCCCAAATCTCTGGTCGTACCAGATGATTTCCGTTGTCCAATATCCCTGGAGTTGATGAGAGATCCAGTTATTGTATCCACAGGACAG ACCTATGAGCGATTGTGCATTGAAAAATGGATTGAAGCGGGGCATCTCACGTGTCCAAAGACACAACACAACCTTTCCAGTACTGCTGTGACGCCTAACTACGTCTTGCGTAGCCTCATAGCACAGTGGTGCGAAGCCAATGGGATAGAACCTCCCAAACGACCTAGCAATTCGCACTCCAGTAAGACCACCTCTGTCTGCTCACCTGCCGAACGTGCCAAGATTGATATTCTCCTTCGTAAACTGACTTCCGGTAACCTTGAAGACCAGCGATCAGCTGCAGGTGAGCTGCGACTTCTTGCCAAGCGTAATGCTGACAACCGTGTGTGCATTGCTGAGGCCGGTGCGATTCCCCTCCTTGTGGGCCTCCTCCCCACTTCTGACCCACGCACTCAGGAGCATACTGTCACTGCCCTTCTGAACCTTTCCATTTGTGAGGATAACAAAAGGAGCATCATATCTTATGGGGCTATCCCTGGTATTGTACATGTACTGCGGAAAGGGAGCATGGAGTCACGGGAAAATGCAGCGGCCACACTTTTCAGCCTCTCGGCGGTGGACGTAAACAAGGTGACCATTGGTGCATCAGGGGCAATACCGGCACTTGTGACCCTGCTCAGTGAAGGTAGCCAGCAGGGAAAGAAGGACGCAACAACAGCCCTCTTCAACCTGTGCATATTCCAAGGGAACAAAGTAAGGGCAGTGCGTGCTGGAGTAGTGCCTACACTGATGAGATTGCTGACAGAAACTGGAGGTGGAATGGTAGATGAAGCATTGGCTGTGCTAGCTATACTGGCTAGCCACCCTGAGGGGAAGGCAGCGATAGGTGCCGCCGAGGCTATGCCCGTCTTGGTTGAGGTGATTAGGAGTGGATCCCCGAGAAACAAGGAGAATGCAGCTGCAGTTCTGGTGCACCTATGCTCTGGGGACCAACAGTTTCTTGCAGAGGCTCAGGTGCTTGGTGTGATGGGTCCCTTATTAGACTTGGCACAGAATGGAACAGACAGAGGCAAGCGTAAGGCCGCACAGTTGCTTGAGCGTTTGAACAGATTTGTTGAGCAGCAGAAGCTGACTCAGGCGCTAGGCCCAGGCCTTGGCTCCGGTTCAGAACCAGCACAAGTGCTACCTGCAGCGACCAATGTAGATAGTTGA